From one Chlamydiifrater phoenicopteri genomic stretch:
- a CDS encoding phosphoglycerate kinase, translating into MQENILSVRDLSPEGKRVIVRVDFNVPVKDGKILDDTRIRAALPTIRYLLQKKASVIVMSHLGRPKGKGYEAAYSLQPVAECLSKFLGFRVPLASDCIGDKVAQAVAELPSERVLLLENLRFHDGEEHPENHPEFAANIASFGDFYVNDAFGTSHRKHASVYVVPQFFPERSAAGFLVEKELEFLGQNLIQSPKKPFSALLGGAKVSSKIGVIEALLDKVDNLLLAGGMGYTFLKAIGKQIGNSLYEESGIPLAETILRKAKDKGVSVFLPVDAVVAKEANVDADTEVVQMDKGIPQHLEGLDIGPETLQAFTEVFSRSATIFWNGPVGVYEVKPFDKGSMEIAKYIASLQGVVSVIGGGDAGAVANLAGVSERVSLVSTGGGASLEFIEHGMLPGIEVLSRKLL; encoded by the coding sequence ATGCAAGAGAATATCTTATCTGTCAGAGATTTGTCTCCAGAAGGGAAACGAGTTATTGTTAGAGTAGATTTCAATGTTCCTGTGAAAGATGGAAAAATTTTAGATGATACTCGAATTAGAGCTGCTCTCCCTACAATTCGCTATCTATTACAAAAAAAAGCTTCCGTTATTGTTATGAGCCATTTAGGACGCCCTAAAGGAAAAGGATATGAGGCAGCTTATAGTCTTCAACCTGTAGCAGAATGTTTATCTAAGTTTCTCGGGTTTCGGGTCCCCTTGGCTTCTGATTGTATCGGTGATAAGGTTGCTCAAGCTGTTGCAGAGTTGCCTTCCGAACGAGTATTATTATTGGAGAATCTTCGTTTTCATGACGGTGAAGAGCATCCCGAAAATCATCCAGAGTTTGCTGCGAACATAGCTTCTTTCGGGGATTTCTATGTTAATGACGCCTTTGGTACGTCACATAGGAAGCATGCTTCTGTGTACGTGGTCCCCCAATTCTTTCCAGAGAGATCTGCTGCTGGATTTCTAGTAGAAAAAGAGTTAGAGTTTTTAGGGCAAAATTTAATTCAAAGTCCGAAGAAGCCTTTTTCTGCCTTGCTAGGAGGAGCCAAAGTATCTTCAAAAATAGGTGTTATAGAAGCTTTGTTGGATAAGGTCGACAATCTTTTACTGGCAGGAGGGATGGGCTATACCTTTTTGAAAGCTATAGGAAAGCAGATTGGAAACTCTCTTTATGAAGAGTCGGGAATTCCTTTAGCAGAAACAATCCTTCGTAAAGCCAAAGACAAAGGAGTTTCTGTTTTCTTGCCAGTTGATGCAGTTGTTGCTAAGGAAGCCAATGTTGATGCAGATACAGAAGTCGTACAGATGGATAAAGGTATCCCTCAGCACCTAGAGGGATTAGATATAGGGCCTGAGACTCTGCAGGCGTTTACAGAAGTTTTTTCTCGATCTGCAACCATCTTTTGGAACGGTCCTGTAGGGGTCTACGAAGTAAAACCTTTTGATAAAGGATCTATGGAGATAGCAAAGTATATAGCTTCTCTCCAAGGAGTAGTGAGTGTCATTGGTGGTGGTGATGCAGGAGCTGTTGCTAATTTAGCAGGAGTTTCTGAAAGAGTTTCTCTTGTGTCCACGGGAGGAGGCGCTTCTCTTGAATTTATAGAGCATGGGATGTTACCTGGGATAGAAGTTTTGTCTCGCAAGTTGTTGTGA
- a CDS encoding tetratricopeptide repeat protein — translation MSRAVVLLFFSSLFYCSFLEGKPIVFEPFMGGKLSTKRFSPKYSPERYMEEGKQFLAKGQYHKALTCFLIIINHFPGHELLPESTLLAGKCHLKRDQFDLANKLLSKYLTLPEASYSQELFEMKLQIAANFALGKRKHLFSLEGFPKLENADQDAFDIYNEVLSAHPFENLGAVALYYKGELHRVRKEFDEALKVFQKLTKQFSSHELSIKAYVAISEIYVIKSLPEPHNTTYLTLSKANLDKFLKKHPNHPAIKVLNENIRKIEECHAKGLYSTGKFYEKKKKPSAAKIYYQTAVSLYPNTSWVSKCDSRIARLSRKA, via the coding sequence ATGAGTCGTGCTGTCGTCCTGCTATTTTTTTCTTCTTTGTTTTATTGTTCTTTTCTAGAAGGTAAACCCATTGTTTTTGAACCATTTATGGGCGGAAAACTATCTACTAAACGATTTTCTCCAAAGTATTCCCCAGAACGGTATATGGAAGAAGGCAAGCAATTCTTAGCCAAAGGACAATACCATAAAGCGCTTACCTGTTTTCTAATTATCATTAACCATTTTCCAGGTCACGAATTACTTCCTGAGTCCACATTATTGGCGGGAAAATGCCATTTGAAACGAGATCAATTTGATCTGGCTAACAAGTTATTAAGCAAGTACTTGACTTTACCCGAAGCCTCCTATTCTCAAGAGTTGTTTGAGATGAAACTCCAGATAGCGGCAAATTTTGCTCTGGGAAAAAGGAAACATCTCTTCTCTTTAGAGGGCTTTCCAAAGCTTGAAAACGCAGATCAAGATGCTTTTGACATTTATAATGAGGTTCTCTCGGCCCATCCCTTTGAGAATCTAGGAGCTGTTGCTCTATACTACAAAGGTGAACTACATCGCGTTCGAAAAGAGTTTGATGAAGCGTTAAAAGTGTTTCAAAAATTAACCAAGCAATTCTCTTCACACGAGTTATCTATAAAGGCCTATGTAGCAATATCTGAAATATACGTCATAAAAAGTCTTCCAGAACCACATAATACGACCTATCTCACCCTGTCTAAAGCAAACTTGGATAAATTTCTAAAGAAACATCCCAACCACCCAGCCATCAAAGTCTTAAATGAAAACATTCGTAAAATTGAGGAATGTCACGCTAAGGGCCTTTACAGCACGGGGAAATTTTACGAGAAAAAGAAAAAACCCTCAGCAGCAAAGATTTACTATCAAACCGCGGTCTCTCTCTATCCAAACACCTCATGGGTATCCAAGTGCGATAGTCGTATAGCAAGGTTGTCTCGAAAAGCTTAG
- the semD gene encoding SemD/SinC family type III secretion system effector, translated as MSINPTGGRQNNNPWDDDFDVEEGAQGEIGGRRVSYDSKSNYDSDSDFSVGSTESKTTSVARSNISKTNEEKKFESGRSQSSGAFRKFMHRIAGWFRGEPKTSRSSTENLSSDGVLKSGELVKGLKTIAKHSKDLKANSKKLKELWEGLEAESPVEYKLMSQKLLLQAMGEKQESIAKSARGISTQGKLLKQLKRNAREVLTEANYDGNDKGDWDKANIFYLFLLQVQNSSEGPAELMDDLNEIHDPQLTQIGVDLEKLKAKGPKEYSKGLMTLLKEGQTMLQLERERMMQTIPQIDYGLVGRSVGHSNFLLKEMEKVYSGVSDNALLVLVCDLFPPKE; from the coding sequence ATGAGTATAAATCCAACTGGTGGGCGGCAGAACAATAATCCTTGGGACGACGACTTCGATGTAGAAGAGGGGGCTCAAGGGGAAATAGGGGGGCGCAGAGTATCTTATGATTCCAAGAGTAACTATGATTCGGACAGTGATTTTTCTGTAGGTTCCACGGAGAGCAAAACTACAAGTGTTGCTAGAAGCAACATTAGTAAGACGAACGAAGAGAAGAAGTTTGAATCAGGAAGAAGTCAATCCTCTGGGGCTTTTAGAAAGTTCATGCACAGAATCGCTGGTTGGTTTAGAGGAGAGCCCAAAACCTCCCGATCTTCGACAGAAAATCTTTCTTCAGACGGAGTTTTGAAATCTGGAGAACTAGTTAAAGGTTTAAAAACCATAGCAAAGCATTCCAAGGACCTCAAAGCGAACAGTAAGAAATTAAAAGAGTTATGGGAAGGATTAGAAGCAGAGAGTCCCGTAGAGTATAAGCTTATGAGTCAAAAGCTCTTACTCCAAGCCATGGGGGAAAAGCAAGAATCTATAGCTAAGAGCGCAAGAGGGATATCAACTCAAGGGAAGTTATTAAAACAACTCAAGAGGAATGCGAGAGAAGTATTAACAGAAGCTAATTATGATGGGAACGATAAAGGGGATTGGGATAAGGCTAACATTTTTTATTTATTTTTATTGCAAGTTCAAAATTCTTCGGAAGGTCCAGCAGAACTCATGGATGATTTGAATGAAATTCATGATCCACAACTAACTCAAATAGGGGTTGATCTGGAAAAATTGAAAGCCAAGGGACCAAAAGAATATAGCAAAGGGTTGATGACTTTGTTGAAAGAAGGGCAAACAATGCTGCAACTTGAAAGAGAAAGAATGATGCAGACTATCCCTCAAATTGATTATGGTTTAGTAGGTAGAAGCGTCGGTCATTCCAACTTTCTTCTCAAGGAAATGGAAAAGGTTTATTCCGGTGTTAGCGACAATGCTTTACTAGTTTTAGTCTGCGACTTGTTCCCTCCGAAGGAATAA
- a CDS encoding RsmB/NOP family class I SAM-dependent RNA methyltransferase yields MIPFRLYHLHRVLEEFFIAGAAKPSDKVLAQYFKVNKSLGAKDRKFINLYFYQIIRNYLFLKSLLEKVARECSVENLCSFVLENNIEALRETSSCPQAVRYSVSDDFLTLLKESYSEKYVRECLNIFLEEAPISIRVNARKCSPEQLLRRWEGRFIGKECLDVPGAILLAERYPLQSTKEFREGWFEFQDLSSQKISREIPMTSSDIVLDYCAGAGGKSLVFVETASQVLLHDVREKALQQAYKRLVRSGNSNFLITGKDYLNEYVGKCHVVVVDAPCSGSGTFRRHPEGKWLLSLDKVSQWTALQRSIVEEAKNFVCNSGRLVYATCSILPQENEEQKEFFIKTYGWKVEKETKLLPVAGSGDGMYSVIFKV; encoded by the coding sequence ATGATTCCTTTTCGTTTGTATCACTTGCATCGGGTTCTAGAAGAATTTTTTATTGCGGGAGCGGCAAAACCTTCAGATAAAGTGTTGGCTCAGTACTTTAAGGTTAATAAGTCTTTGGGGGCAAAAGATCGAAAATTTATTAACTTGTACTTTTATCAAATTATTAGGAACTACTTGTTTTTGAAAAGTCTTTTAGAAAAGGTAGCTCGAGAGTGTTCTGTAGAGAATCTTTGTTCATTTGTTTTAGAAAACAATATAGAGGCTCTGAGAGAAACCAGTTCTTGTCCACAGGCTGTTCGTTACTCCGTGTCTGATGATTTTTTAACCCTGTTAAAAGAGTCTTATTCAGAGAAATATGTTCGAGAATGCTTGAACATCTTCTTGGAGGAAGCTCCTATAAGCATTCGGGTCAATGCTCGAAAATGTTCTCCTGAACAGTTATTGCGACGTTGGGAAGGACGTTTCATTGGTAAAGAATGTCTTGATGTTCCTGGAGCAATTCTGTTAGCGGAGAGGTATCCCCTACAAAGCACCAAAGAATTTCGGGAAGGATGGTTTGAGTTTCAAGACCTATCTTCCCAAAAAATCTCTAGAGAAATTCCTATGACCTCTTCTGACATTGTTCTTGATTATTGCGCAGGAGCGGGAGGAAAGAGTTTGGTCTTTGTCGAAACAGCTTCCCAGGTTCTTCTCCACGATGTTCGGGAAAAAGCTTTGCAGCAAGCTTACAAGCGTTTAGTGCGTTCGGGAAACTCTAACTTTTTAATCACGGGTAAGGACTATTTAAATGAATACGTAGGGAAATGTCATGTCGTTGTTGTTGACGCGCCCTGCTCTGGATCAGGAACTTTCCGCAGGCACCCCGAAGGAAAGTGGTTGCTGTCTCTTGACAAGGTGTCTCAGTGGACGGCTCTTCAAAGAAGTATCGTTGAAGAAGCTAAAAATTTTGTCTGCAACTCGGGCAGGTTGGTTTACGCCACTTGCTCTATCCTTCCTCAGGAGAACGAGGAGCAAAAGGAGTTTTTTATCAAAACTTATGGTTGGAAAGTGGAGAAGGAAACCAAACTGCTGCCTGTTGCTGGATCTGGTGATGGAATGTATTCTGTAATTTTTAAGGTTTAA
- a CDS encoding LPS assembly lipoprotein LptE — translation MRYFIFLLPWLLSSCTGYTFVQPHTILKKNPWGQAPIYVSPIRNDIGGEFLSAITNALVSRNFCISPEELAEYVLEIDVIKEVDRNVGFSYAPNKQEEVVQKHFLVSDEGRLSLIVNVLLRKLSSREVVFAKKVSSDDVTFDFEPDVGIEDVQHFSLGQYGMHGEAQKSARRTLLKTISQQIANQMYYDLI, via the coding sequence ATGAGATACTTTATCTTTTTGCTACCTTGGCTACTCTCCTCTTGCACCGGGTACACCTTCGTTCAGCCCCACACAATTCTTAAAAAGAATCCTTGGGGACAAGCTCCTATATACGTAAGTCCTATTCGAAATGATATCGGAGGAGAATTTCTTTCCGCCATTACTAATGCTTTAGTTAGCAGAAACTTCTGCATTAGCCCCGAAGAACTCGCCGAATATGTTTTGGAAATAGACGTTATAAAGGAAGTTGACCGTAATGTAGGTTTCTCTTATGCCCCAAATAAACAAGAAGAGGTAGTTCAAAAACATTTTCTAGTATCCGACGAGGGACGTCTTTCTTTGATTGTAAATGTATTGCTAAGAAAGCTCTCTTCCAGAGAAGTCGTTTTTGCGAAGAAAGTTTCTTCCGATGATGTTACTTTTGATTTCGAGCCGGACGTTGGAATAGAGGACGTGCAACACTTTTCTTTGGGGCAATACGGTATGCATGGTGAAGCCCAAAAAAGTGCGCGAAGAACACTGTTGAAAACTATTTCTCAACAAATTGCGAACCAAATGTACTATGACCTTATCTGA
- a CDS encoding ATP-binding protein: MTLSEVHQTFPAVIGELHNMLDFIKRSGKKTVLREDRLMKLELACEEFLVNIISYAYNIASSIGTIDITCKGSSEYFEVTIVDYGRYFDPAQAIIDSPTNKPLKDREPGGLGIFLARSSVDEVRYERLNNTNTLRIYSYFNKT, encoded by the coding sequence ATGACCTTATCTGAAGTCCATCAAACATTCCCTGCTGTTATAGGAGAACTACACAACATGTTGGACTTCATCAAAAGATCTGGGAAAAAAACTGTGCTAAGAGAGGATCGTTTGATGAAGTTAGAACTCGCTTGTGAAGAGTTCCTCGTCAATATAATCTCCTATGCATACAACATAGCTTCTTCCATAGGGACAATAGATATTACATGTAAGGGATCCTCGGAATATTTCGAAGTAACTATTGTAGATTACGGAAGATATTTTGACCCGGCTCAAGCGATCATAGACTCTCCGACCAATAAGCCACTGAAAGATCGCGAGCCCGGTGGACTAGGAATTTTTCTTGCGCGCTCATCTGTAGATGAAGTTCGTTATGAGAGACTTAATAACACTAACACCTTGCGCATATATTCTTATTTCAACAAAACCTAA
- a CDS encoding D-alanyl-D-alanine carboxypeptidase family protein: MNSLLLKKSLFYVVFFFASQSFFLSATLDSVINSSLKLSGENLLLINASDGRILYEKNSENTIYPASMTKIATALFILVRYPEILEKYITIKKDYLSTITPEVKKDSGYRSPPYWLESDGSNMGLKVREEVLGKELFFSLLVCSANDAANALAGACAGSIPKFMEELNAFLKHIGCSSTHFNNPHGLHHPDHFTTTRDLALIFRYALRHPLFREAITTTRYKSLETNLEASRVFQQTNKMILPSSQFYYEYAVGGKTGSTRCAGKNLICAAKNHRREVIVVASGYHKSVTTLYEDVRALFETALNEPHQKEFLLPPGTSFPISFNNSWKKIKAPLPEGVYYNYFPSEGKKRASVIFQQKLKKLPIAKGVCLGEFQVIDTSGHILSSFPVFTQKRITQNLLSMLSVFVMKKFVPAFFVVYTSFFLWKKRSRRRARSIFL, translated from the coding sequence ATGAACTCTCTTTTGTTAAAAAAATCCCTCTTCTACGTAGTTTTCTTTTTTGCAAGTCAAAGTTTTTTCCTTTCAGCAACCCTCGACTCTGTAATAAATTCTTCGCTCAAACTTTCAGGAGAGAACCTTCTACTCATAAATGCTTCTGATGGGCGTATCTTGTATGAGAAAAACTCAGAAAACACTATCTATCCTGCGAGCATGACAAAGATTGCCACTGCTCTCTTCATTTTAGTCCGCTACCCAGAAATTTTAGAAAAGTACATCACAATAAAAAAAGATTACCTATCCACGATAACGCCAGAAGTTAAGAAGGATTCTGGATACCGCAGCCCTCCCTACTGGTTGGAAAGTGATGGTTCCAATATGGGGTTAAAAGTAAGAGAAGAAGTCTTGGGCAAAGAACTATTCTTCTCTCTTTTGGTCTGCTCTGCTAACGACGCTGCTAATGCTTTAGCAGGAGCCTGCGCGGGCTCGATTCCTAAGTTTATGGAGGAGTTAAATGCTTTCTTGAAGCATATAGGATGCTCTTCGACACATTTCAATAATCCTCATGGTCTTCATCATCCTGATCATTTCACCACAACAAGAGATCTTGCTCTAATATTTCGCTATGCCTTAAGGCATCCTCTATTCAGAGAGGCTATAACAACCACTCGATATAAATCTTTAGAAACCAATTTAGAAGCCAGCAGAGTTTTCCAACAAACTAATAAGATGATCCTCCCCTCTTCACAATTTTATTACGAATACGCCGTAGGAGGAAAAACTGGATCTACAAGGTGTGCTGGAAAAAATTTAATATGTGCAGCAAAAAATCATCGGAGAGAAGTTATTGTCGTAGCTTCTGGGTATCATAAATCCGTAACAACTCTATACGAAGATGTACGCGCTTTATTCGAAACAGCTTTGAATGAACCGCATCAAAAAGAGTTCCTATTACCTCCTGGAACGTCTTTTCCAATATCTTTCAACAATAGCTGGAAAAAAATTAAAGCTCCGCTCCCAGAAGGAGTTTATTATAACTATTTCCCTTCTGAAGGGAAGAAGAGAGCTTCTGTAATTTTCCAACAAAAACTAAAAAAACTACCTATAGCAAAAGGTGTCTGCTTAGGAGAATTTCAAGTCATCGATACTTCCGGGCACATTTTATCTTCATTTCCCGTTTTTACCCAGAAACGCATCACGCAAAATTTGCTTTCCATGCTTTCTGTTTTTGTAATGAAAAAGTTTGTTCCTGCTTTTTTTGTTGTATACACGAGTTTCTTTTTATGGAAAAAGCGTTCTCGCCGCCGAGCTAGGAGCATTTTCTTATAA
- the dnaE gene encoding DNA polymerase III subunit alpha has protein sequence MNWIPLHCHSQYSILDSTSSISSLVGKAAEFKIPALALTDHGNLYGAVPFYKECVKRGIKPIVGAELYIAPNSRFEKKKEKHRRVAHHLILLCKNDTGYRNLCKLSSLAFTEGFYYFPRIDKELLQEHHEGLICLSACLSGSIPQAALLAPDSLEAEILWFKDLFKEDFYLELQLHEMSDDSLAKIDEEWLRQEHRNFVLQQKQVNKALIAASKKLAIPVVATNDIHYINPEDWLAHEILLNIQSGETIRTAKQNTYISNPKRKFYSSREYYFKSPEEMATIFSDIPEAISNTALVAEKCNLKLDFDNKHYPIYVPEELKNKSYTEQERYDASAKFLRKLCEEGLKTKYSPEALEYIAKKFPDKDPMSVVKERLESEMSVIIPKGMCDYLLIVWDIIHWAKANGIPVGPGRGSGAGSVMLFLMGITEIEPIRFDLFFERFINPERISYPDIDIDICMSGRENVINYTLERHGRENVAQIITFGTMKAKMAIKDVGRTLDIPLSKVNTIAKHIPDLNTTLEKALEIDPDLNHLYTHDPDATQIIDMALKLEGSIRNTGVHAAGVIICGEKLIEKIPICISKDSSMITTQYSMKPVESVGMLKVDFLGLKTLTSIQLAINSIYKKTGIQLSISTLPLNDQKTFALLHQGKTLGIFQMESKGMQELAKNLRPDTFEEIIAIGALYRPGPMDMIPSFINRKFGKEVIEYDHPLMEPILKETFGIMVYQEQVMQIAGSLANYSLGEGDVLRRAMGKKDAEQMVQERTRFCERACSKGIDPQLATTIFDKMEKFASYGFNKSHAAAYGLITYTTAFLKANYPKEWMAALLTSDRDDIEKVGKLIREVKTMEIAVLPPDINESDIDFVATDQGIRFALTGIKGVGKGVVESILEERQRQGPYKDIYDFISRSDLKKVSKKTIECLTDSGCFDFSEPDRDKALALVEAIYESVAKEKKEAASGVMTFFSLETMQKGPPSTIQKDLSFASRSKRELLKKEKELLGIYLTEHPLDAIKHLIPRLSGVPFSEFENLPHAATVRTTFIIDKVVTKISSKGQKRFAVLRVSDGEDSIELPVWPELYEEKQSLLEEDRLIYAILTIDRRGGESLRLHCKWMADLSTVNESVIAECDEFFEKVKIQMQKVAYMASQASNTTEKKPTPSMKKRTTIFNMDLRQIRHSHIVTLKDLIQNHSGDVPLKLVFTKEDVPVGTISPDENFYVSEDLESLSRELESLGLPVTVTKE, from the coding sequence TTGAACTGGATCCCTTTGCATTGTCACTCCCAATACTCTATACTGGACTCTACAAGCTCCATCAGCAGTCTTGTTGGGAAGGCTGCGGAGTTTAAAATTCCTGCTCTGGCCCTGACTGATCATGGGAACTTGTATGGAGCCGTACCCTTCTATAAGGAATGTGTAAAACGAGGCATTAAGCCTATTGTTGGAGCAGAGCTATACATAGCTCCAAACTCCAGATTTGAAAAAAAGAAAGAGAAACACCGTCGAGTAGCTCATCATTTGATTTTGCTATGCAAAAATGATACAGGCTACCGTAACCTTTGCAAGCTGTCCTCATTAGCTTTTACCGAGGGTTTCTATTATTTCCCTAGGATAGATAAAGAGCTGTTACAAGAACATCATGAAGGACTCATTTGTTTGTCTGCATGTTTAAGCGGCTCCATTCCTCAAGCCGCACTTCTCGCCCCAGATTCTCTAGAAGCAGAAATTCTGTGGTTCAAAGATCTTTTCAAAGAAGATTTTTACCTGGAATTGCAACTTCATGAAATGTCAGATGATTCTTTGGCAAAAATTGATGAAGAATGGTTAAGACAGGAACATAGAAATTTTGTTTTACAACAAAAACAAGTCAACAAGGCCCTGATAGCTGCTAGCAAAAAACTCGCCATTCCTGTAGTAGCTACTAATGACATTCACTACATCAACCCCGAAGACTGGCTGGCTCACGAAATTCTTCTAAATATCCAGAGCGGGGAAACTATTCGGACAGCCAAACAGAACACCTATATTTCTAATCCCAAGAGAAAATTTTACTCCTCTAGGGAGTACTATTTCAAATCTCCAGAAGAAATGGCTACTATATTTTCTGACATTCCCGAAGCTATTTCCAACACAGCACTTGTCGCAGAAAAGTGTAACCTTAAGTTAGATTTTGATAATAAACATTACCCGATATACGTCCCTGAGGAGCTCAAAAATAAATCCTATACAGAACAAGAGCGGTACGATGCTTCAGCCAAATTTCTCAGGAAACTTTGTGAAGAAGGATTAAAAACAAAGTATTCTCCCGAAGCTTTGGAATATATAGCCAAAAAATTTCCAGACAAAGATCCCATGAGCGTAGTTAAAGAACGACTCGAAAGTGAAATGTCTGTAATCATTCCAAAAGGAATGTGTGACTATCTTCTTATTGTCTGGGACATTATTCATTGGGCAAAAGCCAACGGCATTCCTGTAGGCCCAGGAAGAGGGTCCGGAGCCGGATCTGTCATGCTTTTCTTGATGGGCATTACAGAAATTGAACCTATCCGCTTTGACTTGTTCTTCGAAAGATTTATTAATCCGGAAAGGATCTCCTATCCTGATATAGACATTGACATATGTATGTCTGGGCGAGAAAATGTTATTAATTACACCTTAGAAAGACACGGCAGAGAAAACGTCGCACAAATCATTACCTTTGGCACAATGAAAGCCAAAATGGCTATTAAAGACGTAGGGCGTACATTAGACATTCCCTTATCCAAGGTAAATACGATAGCCAAGCATATTCCTGATCTAAATACGACGTTAGAAAAAGCTCTAGAAATAGATCCCGATTTAAATCACCTGTACACGCATGATCCTGATGCTACTCAAATCATAGATATGGCTCTCAAGCTCGAAGGTTCTATTCGGAATACTGGAGTACATGCTGCTGGGGTAATTATTTGCGGAGAAAAACTTATAGAGAAAATCCCTATATGCATATCTAAAGACTCCTCCATGATTACCACGCAGTACTCTATGAAGCCTGTTGAAAGCGTGGGCATGCTAAAAGTTGATTTTTTAGGATTAAAAACTCTAACTAGTATTCAGTTAGCAATAAACTCCATCTATAAAAAAACAGGCATTCAGCTCAGCATCAGCACTCTTCCTCTCAATGACCAGAAAACTTTCGCCCTCCTACATCAAGGCAAAACTCTTGGAATATTCCAAATGGAATCTAAGGGAATGCAAGAGCTAGCTAAAAACTTAAGACCTGACACTTTTGAGGAGATTATTGCTATAGGCGCATTATACCGTCCTGGTCCCATGGACATGATTCCTTCTTTCATTAATAGGAAATTTGGGAAGGAAGTCATTGAATACGACCATCCTCTAATGGAGCCTATCCTCAAAGAAACCTTTGGCATCATGGTATACCAGGAACAAGTGATGCAAATAGCTGGCTCTCTGGCAAATTACTCCCTGGGAGAGGGTGATGTTTTACGTCGCGCCATGGGGAAAAAAGATGCGGAGCAAATGGTTCAAGAGCGAACTCGTTTTTGTGAAAGAGCCTGCAGCAAAGGCATTGACCCTCAATTAGCAACAACCATCTTTGATAAGATGGAAAAATTTGCCTCGTATGGATTCAATAAATCTCACGCAGCCGCTTATGGTCTTATCACATATACAACAGCTTTTTTGAAGGCTAATTACCCTAAAGAATGGATGGCTGCACTGCTAACTTCTGACCGGGACGACATCGAAAAAGTTGGTAAATTAATTCGGGAAGTTAAGACTATGGAAATCGCCGTCTTACCTCCCGACATTAATGAGTCTGATATAGATTTTGTTGCCACTGATCAAGGCATTCGATTTGCTCTTACAGGAATTAAAGGCGTAGGCAAAGGCGTTGTAGAGAGCATCTTAGAAGAACGACAAAGACAAGGCCCCTACAAAGATATCTACGACTTTATATCTCGATCAGACTTAAAAAAGGTTTCTAAAAAGACTATAGAATGCCTTACAGACTCTGGTTGCTTTGATTTTTCAGAGCCTGATAGGGACAAAGCTCTGGCTTTAGTAGAAGCTATTTATGAATCTGTCGCTAAGGAGAAGAAGGAAGCTGCGTCTGGGGTTATGACCTTCTTTTCCCTAGAAACCATGCAGAAAGGTCCTCCGTCAACCATACAAAAAGATCTCTCGTTTGCTTCTAGAAGTAAACGAGAGCTACTGAAAAAAGAGAAAGAACTTCTAGGTATATACCTCACAGAGCATCCTTTAGATGCCATCAAACACCTTATTCCTAGACTTTCTGGGGTTCCTTTTAGTGAATTTGAAAACCTTCCCCATGCGGCTACGGTAAGAACGACTTTCATTATAGACAAAGTAGTAACGAAAATATCCTCAAAGGGACAAAAACGGTTTGCTGTTCTCAGAGTTAGTGATGGAGAAGATTCTATAGAATTACCTGTATGGCCCGAGCTTTACGAAGAAAAGCAGTCTTTGCTAGAAGAAGACCGCCTCATCTATGCTATTTTAACCATTGACAGACGAGGAGGCGAATCATTACGCTTGCATTGCAAGTGGATGGCAGATCTCTCTACGGTTAATGAGAGCGTTATAGCTGAGTGTGACGAGTTTTTTGAAAAAGTAAAAATTCAGATGCAGAAAGTCGCATATATGGCTTCTCAAGCTTCCAATACAACAGAAAAGAAACCCACTCCTAGCATGAAGAAGCGCACGACAATTTTTAACATGGACTTACGCCAGATAAGACACAGTCACATAGTGACTTTGAAAGATTTGATTCAAAATCATTCTGGAGATGTTCCTTTAAAGTTAGTGTTTACGAAAGAAGATGTTCCGGTAGGAACAATTTCTCCCGATGAGAATTTTTATGTCTCAGAAGATCTTGAAAGTCTATCCCGAGAGCTAGAAAGTTTAGGGTTGCCAGTGACAGTAACCAAAGAATAA